Genomic segment of Arachis hypogaea cultivar Tifrunner chromosome 16, arahy.Tifrunner.gnm2.J5K5, whole genome shotgun sequence:
CTTCTCttcgtcagctttccaacgccgctgAGATCGCCGCCAGCCGCTACCGGACGTGCCCTCACGCGCCGCCGGAATCTTGCTGCCCACCTCTATTGTTTCTCCTTCCAGAAGCTTCAGCAGCCGTTAGATCTCGGCGCCGATCGGACGTTCCTCGCGCTCCCAGGTGTCGCGATGCCAGCCTTCCTCGCCCTCCAGTTTTCAGCAGCCGTTGATCTTGGTGCAGATTCAACGCTCCTGGTGCTGCCACGTGTCGAAACGAAGCCATCCTTGGTTGACCCGCGCGCGACCCGGCCCGACCCGCGGTTGACCCGCGCTCCACCTCACTGCCAGCATGTCTCTCTCGCTCATCTCCAGTGCCGCCACGTGTCATCGTCTCGCTGACGTGGCGGACAAGCGGGACCCTCCTAAGGTTTTTTTTgtgagctctttccgattctGCGTCTCGTTTTCTCGTTTTCTGCCCCCGAATTtgcaattttcttttttcttttgctatttcttcTATTACTATGAAAAAATCGAATGTCTTTCAGCCTATCCCTGTTATCCTTAATGGCTCCAACTATGCACATTGGGTTGAAGCTATGCGAGGATTTCTTAAAGGGTGAAAATTATGGCGATATGTGACTGGTGATATTGCCTGTCCTGTTAAGCCAACTGTGACTGACAAATCCAAAGATGGTGTCTCCAAATCCAATGAGGATGCTGAGAAGGAGAAGGACTATGCAGAGAAATTAGAAGATTGGGATAGTAAAAATCATCAGATTATCACTTGGTTTCGCAACACTTCTACTCCTGGCATTCATttacagtttgggcgttttaaaACTGCTAAAGAGGTATGGGATTATTTGGCAAAACGTTACACTATTTCTAATCTCTCTCATCAGTACCAACTGCTTAAGGAACTTTATAGCCTTAAGCAAGAACGTGGCCAAGCAATTTTTGGTTTTCTTGCTCAAATGGAGATTATTTGGGATCAGTTGACCTCCTGTGAGCCTGTTCTTAAAGATCCCACTGATGCTAAGGCATATGAGGATTATCGGAACTGGACACGTCTCATCCAATTTCTGATGGCACTTACTGATGACTATGAGCCGGTTAGGGCTTCTCTTCTTCATCAGAATCCCTTGCCTAGTCTTGAAGATGCTCTTCCTCGTCTTAAGTCCGAAAAAACGCGATTGGGATTGCTTCGTTCTAAAAGCAAAACTGTCTTTGCTGCCACCGACAGAAAGGATAAAATCTGTCGCAACTGTAATCGGTCTGGGCATTCCTTCTCCGACTGTCCTTCTATTGAATGTCGTAAGTGCAAACAAAAAGGCCACATTGGCTCCAACTGCCCGAAACTGTTCTGCCATTATTGTAAGCTCTCGGGTCACTTGATTGCTACCTGTCATACTCGACCACCACGCTCAAATCAGAACAAGTATCAACCTCGTCCCAACAACTCTCCGCATGTGCCTGCCTCTACTACTGCTACTGCTACTGAGTCCACCTCTTCCACATCTCTCAACACACCTTCTGTCTCTCCATCAGATATTGAAACCCTTCTTAAgcaacttctctctttttctggtAATACCCCCGCTACTCTTTCCAcccctccaggtaattctaaatggtattttgattctGGTTGTTTCAATCATATGTCTCCTTTGTGTCATCTTTTTTCGTTGTCGTCTCCCACTACAAATGCACCTTCTGTCAACACTGCTAACGGTTCCCTCTTGCATGCAACACATCATGGGGTTATTTCATAGTCCAATATTCATCTTTCTGATGcttattttattccaaaattgaattttaatcttatctctaTCGGTCAACTTGTTGAACTCGGTTTTGATGTCATTTTTTCTATTTCTGGTTGTCGTGTGCAGGATCGTCAGACGGGAAAGATCATCGGGACTGGATGTAAGGTTGGATGCTTATTTGAGCTCGAAAACCTTCATGTTCCCTCTacaaatctctgtgctgcttccTCTCCATCTACTCTTCACTTGTGGCACCGTCGTCTTGCCCATAGCTCCTTAGGAAAATTGCGTCCTCTTATATCTACGGGTGTTTTAGGTCAAGTTCAAAATGAGTCTTTAGATTGCATTTCTTGTCGCACTGCAAAACAACCTGccttatcctttaataataattCCTCTATTGCATGCTCTCCTTCTGATCTTATtcattttgatgtttggggccccgctcccACCGCTTCTATGGGAGGGGCTCGATATTTTGTcgtctttattgatgattattcacgttTTACTTGAGTCTATTTGATGAATAATCGTTGTGAGTTgcctcagatttatattaactttgccactatggTTCGAACTCAGTTTTCAAAGGTCATTAAAATTTTCAGACGTGACAATGCTATGGAATATCGTGActccaaacttttaaattttttcactgaacagggtactttgtccgagttttcttgtcctggtacctCTCAACAAAATGGCAGAGCTGAGCGTAAACACCGTCATATTCTTGACTCTGTTCGTGCGATGCTTATTTCATCTTCCTGTCCTGAGCgtgcttggggtgaagctgttctcaCTGCTGTTCATGCTATCAATAGACTcgcttcttctgttcttggtaacaCTACTCCATTTGAGCATCTTTATCGTACTTCTCCCGATTACAGTTCTCTCCATATTTTTTGTTGTGTCTGttttgtccttcttcagcctTATGAACACAATAagcttgaacctcgggctcgctATGTGTTGCTTTCTTGGTTATGCTTCTGAAcataagggttatcgttgttgggatcctatCTCTCGCCGTATTTGTATATCAcatcatgttgtcttctgggagcatcacatgttcTCTAGTTTTTCCTCTTTTGAGTCCATTCCTTCTACTCCGTCACCGTTTTTTACTAACCCAAATGTTGATCTCTTTCCTAGTGATGATACTACAAGGTCTACCCCAAGTCCACCCCTTGAGGCTCCTGCTCctccgccttctccatctcccgatgattccagtCCAGACGGCGATCTCgctcctaccgtcatgcctcctcctcccacTCGTTCTTCTCGGGTaaggaatccacctcctcatcttcttgattatcattgcttttctattattcttcatcaacatgaacctaagtcattcagagaagcctccacaaatccaaattgacaacaagcaatgcaggaagaaatacaggcacttgaaaaagtaCACACTTggaatttggttgatcctccttctgatcaggaagttgtgggcagtagataggtatacaagatcaagacgcgctctgatggctctattgaccgttataaggcacgcttggttgctcaaggttgtacgcaagagtatggtattgattatgaagagagtTTTGCTCCTGTCGCTCGCCTTACATCAGTTAGAGCTCTCTTTGCCATTGCCGcggttaaaaaatggtctctcaatcagatggatgtgaagaatgcatttcttaatggagatttgaaaaagaaagtctatatgaaaccacctccgggatatccttgtccatctagtaaggtttgtctccttcgcaaggcactttatggacttaagcaatctcctcgtgaatggtttgacaagttcagcactaccatacGCAATCTTGGTTTTACTTCTAGTCCTCATGAGAATGCCATTTTTATTCGTAAAAGCaaacgtggagttgttcttctacttttgtatgttgatgacatgatcattactggagataatgttgatggtatctctgatctcaaggtctcacttcaccgtacctttgagatgaaagatcttggttccctcagctattttcttggtctcgaaGTCATCTCAAcagatgatggcatctatctctctcaggctaagtatgcttcagatcttcttgctcgagttgggattacagatagtcgcactgagtctactcctatTGAGCCTAATGTTtgatttacccctatggatggcacagttttggataatccgactctctatcgatagttagttggaggtctcgtctacttgactgtcacccgaccagacattgCCTATCCAATTCATGTCCTCAGCCAGTTCTTGTcggctcctcgtactactcactatgcggcagttcttcgcattcttcactacgtcaaaggcactctatttcatggcctttatttttctgctcATTCCTCTTTGACCCTTCAGGCAtactccgatgctgattgggTTGGTGAttccactgatcgtcgttctactactggttactgtttgttcTTTGGTgacgctctcatttcttggcgtgctaagaagcaaaagttcactgctcgctcaagcacagaagctgagtaccgtgcactcgctgacaccactgctgagaTTATCTCGATTCGTTGGCTTCTTGAAGATTTGGGTGATCCTCAGTTGTCCCCTACTGATGTTTTCTGTGATAACCGCGGTGCTATTCAGATTACCCATAATaatgtgtttcatgaacgcaccaaacacattgaaattgattgtcactttgttcggcaacgtatccttattgatactgttcgtctcattgctgttgAAACACTGGATCatactgctgatatcttcacgaaagctcatcacctGACTCGTTTCcagactttgttatccaaactcaagttggtatccttagctcccacttgagtttgaggggggatgttagagaatcgttagaatcaatttagatcaattagtatcgtctatatttatatattatatctgtatattaattgtaggattctatgtctaCTTTGATTCatctagcacctataaataccccttgtatgTTGTACCTTTGATCatactcaataatacacttttcagattactctctcaatctcttgtttctaacaagtttttttcttttaagtattttttaaaaggtttaattattctgttggtctatatagttttgtgaaatttttaattaggtctctatattttttttcttttaattgaatctttgtaccaatttttttttaattgagtctctacacttttttttttctttttatttgagttcttacaccaatttttttagttgggtctctATACAATTAACTCAATTACTATcaagagggacctaattaaaaaaaaaaaattagtgcagggactcgattaaaaggaaaaaaagtatagggacctaattgaaaatttcacgaaactataaggaccaacagagtaattaaatattttttaaaaaataaaatatttttatttaatttaaaatttatttaaatatgtcttttaaaaaagtaaattattttttttctaaaagttaacaatattttactttttaaaaaacaGAAGTAAAAAacgtttttaatatttaaattttttttaaaaagtctatctaaatataaaataatttttatttgttaaaaaaatatttaaaatataataaaaataaatattttttttcaaaaaaactggTTATAAACATTTTTTCGTACAGTTTTAAAATTTTGGCCAATAGAATTTGTagaaagtttaattattctgttgatccctatagttttgcaaaatttttaattaggtcctgtatttttttttaattgagttattgcaccaatttttttttaattggtccctatactttttttttcttttatttgagtttctgtaccaattttttttagttggattcCTATAAAGTTAAGCCAATTACTGTTaagagagacctaattaaaaaaaaattgatgcaggaattcaattaaaaaaaaaagtataaaaacctaattaaaaattttgcgaaattaTAAGAACCAATacagtaattaaacctttatagAAAGGACCAGGGATAATAGCAAGAAAAAAGCGATGAAAATGATGCTGTCTATCTTTTTTTCTCTGACCAGAAAAAATATACAATGGCCATAGAATTTGAAAAATGATGAGTGTGTTTGTTGTAAACTCCATGACTGATTGAAAAAAGTCAAGGAAAGTTGGGGAACCTCTTAGCTTATTAAAAGACATATATCAAAGTGATGAGGAATTATTCAAACATTAGTATCCATTCCTTCGGTCCCTCTTGTTTGGTCGTTTGACTATAAATAGTTACATACTATCTACTACTATGTATTAAATAACTTGTTATTAAAATGAAGAGCTCTCtgcttattttcctctaaaaATAACACATATTATGCGACGTACAATACCTAATTACCTATTGTTCCTTCTTCATTCACTCAAAATGTCTCAggtattattgtttatcatgtccaAATAGCATCTACTTTGactttatgatatattttagagTTATAACAATTAAATGGAATCAAGTATTATTAATTTGTAGTTATGTATATGCCAATTAAAATTTATCTACTtgatttcaaatgagaatttgttATCTCCAAAATTCGATCGGAATGGTTTGAAGAAAGGATTAGTTTGAGAAGAAACTAACATGAGTGAAATTATATCTACTATTATATGTATgtgtctatttttttttctccGGTACAATTAGATATCTATTCAAATTCATCATTTAATcggttattatttataaaaattttaaaaaataattgtaataactatttttagatattatgccacaaatctattctattatatatatatatatatatatatatatatatatatatatatatatatatatttaaactttaaaatcatatatccttaaatttaaaatatttaaatttaaatttcaatctaataaaataaaaataacaaactaaaataaaaccctaactaaattaaaattaaaataatactattTAAATCAATTTTGTTCGATTTTAAGTgtgttatataattatttaacaagagtaatgaatataattatttttggatgaatttcgaatgtattaataatttatttagtaAGTAATCttgtaattttaaatatataaaaaaaattatttatgttaaaaaaatataaacatgaatttaaaggAATTTTAGATATGTACAAAAAGTATCGTATaatatcttattattttagatgtattAAGTACAAATTTAAACGAATTTTAGAAGACAGAGGTTGAGAGGCGACACAAGGAAGCAGGGACAGTGCAGCGCAAACGGAGGACTAAACTGGAGTGTGGGAGAGGATATAGGAAGAGTGAGAGGCTGAGATTAGAGAGTGTGGGTGGCAGGGTGGGGTGGCGGCTGTATTTTTTAGAAGAAAAGTGAGTGAGCTTTTTCAGAGTTAATAAATTGTAAGTTTTGAATTTGGACTGTTTTAGACTAATGATGGTCTAAGAAAAAGAAGAGTAAAGTGATAATCCGAAGATTTTGACTTCGAACTAATtagtttttaaagaaaaaaaagtatcaatTTGATTCTCTTTTAGATAACAAATGATAAATATATGATGTTTTTCTATCAATTTATCAATTAAAACTTAACGGTAATACTTATATGTActgttaattattttgatgtgtctGCCATGATGAGTTTGTTATGAagaaaagtcaccaaaaaaaattattctgaTGTGTCTATCTAAAAAAGATAGTCATGTAGATAATAATTTTTAGAgtaaaattttgtttgttttaaaagAATTTGTGATAAATAGAAAAACACTTGATAAAAGAGATATGAAAACTGAAAAGATACTATCCAAAACTACATCATTTTCTTGCTCATATGACAGTAACAATATATGCACTACTGTAAATAACGAAATATATAGATAATTTCATTTCGTTTTGCATTATTTATTAACAGAAGAACATATATGTCTATCCTTTGCTATCTTAGAGAATTTAATTGATACTTTTTTTTCAATGACTAATACAAAATTAATATCTTGAAAGATCTAATTGTCATTTTACtcggataaaaaaaaaaaagaaacagcaTGCATTTAGTCCAACTCGTCTCACCAATGTTTGCAGGTTAAGTGGTGCGAGTttaagcctttttttttttttcaatctcaaATTTTATGCATGCTTCATCTTTTTTACAATTTAAACGGATCGGTATAGTAGAACTTCGTTTTATTTGTCACTCctaaacatagataaataaaagaaaaaaaataaaaaacataaaacataCATGATATGTATACAACTGATTCAATTCATATATACATTTAAAAGTTTGTTTCTAAgaatttagttaattttatacaatattagtgtaaatatataaataaattatatatgttgTTATGTCGTTGACTCTATCATTTATAAAGTAAAGATATTTCTTTTAGTTTATTACACCTTTGCGTTAAAGCGGTGATGATAACACAAAAGTTAACTTAGGAAGCTAGAACAGATGAGGTCTAAGTCTTACATttgaataagaataaaataataagaatatatataattgaagagTCAAATTAAAGAGATGAATTATAGTAATTTGTATCTGTATATAATAATTGCAGGTTGCTTTCTCTCTTATTCCTTTGTTCTATAGATGGTGATGCAATAAGCTATGGTCACAATAAATGGAAGGTAGTAAATAAGGGAAATTCAGTTGACAGACAAAGGAAAACATCTGTCAAGCCAGTCCTCTCACTCCTCTGGCCTCTGGCCTCTGGTCATAGATATTTCAAAAATAGACAATGGAGAATGAGATAACCCACTATTCTATGTGCTCTATATATCTACACAGAGAGAAAACCATGTCATGTGAAATTTCATAGTGGATGTGCATTTCTTTTTACTATTGAATATTGACCGAGACAAACGAGAGAGAGTgagaacattttttttttaaattaggctTAAACTCGCGACATCTTAAATGAGTATAGAAAAaatatgtcatttgaattatagtTCGTCGAGAGTGAAAATCATTTGCCATATTgtttgtttataattttattctaaatcttcttatcataaaaatttttgatataatattattaaaaaaattttaaatatatgcaGAACATGAGTGTCCTAATAATTTTAacagttgattttaattataatatattatatatattttttataattaaaattaatgattaaaattattagaatactAATGTACATAGTATACTTAAAATTCTTTCAATATTATTattgatctaaaaaatttaaattaataaaaaatatataaattaattatatctctaactattctttatatggtttaatttttcaattgagtcttcaaattttgaaaatttattgaaGCCGTTCAATTTTGTGAAGGTACTGAGTAAGTAGACATTATCTAAGACTCAAACAACTAACTTTAACAGTGACTTAATTTAAAAGTTCACCCCTAAGCAATTATGTAACCAACAAACCAAGTCTcattgctttattgcttttgttatCTTTATAATAAGATGGGAGTATGATAGTAAATTACATACGAGCAATGATACATataatttgttcatttttaatacatttattatgtatttattaaaataaattaaaagatttaaaaatttcaacaaataataatttaaaaattaaagtatggAAAACAAATTGCTTGTTATGATTCACTATCTAGTTGTTGGGGACCCTCTATCCACAACCACAAGGTAGGTTCACCGTTGctgaactatatatatatataccatccACTTTTCACTACTCAATCCTCATTCATTTTTCTTCACTTCACTGAAACTCATACCACTTCCTCTGTTTTcccctgttttcttttttttttcaccattattttaaaaaagagaaaaagaatgtCATCGTTAAGCGTGTGTCAAGGGTTACAATCATGTCTTGAACCCCGTGTGATTGAGCCACGTGTCATTAGGCTGAAATTGGCTCCACCAGGTTCCAAAATTGCTCCTCCACCCTCGGAATCCGAGTCCCACCAACAAGAACAACCTGATGAGAAAAAGGACATGGCTGCTGGCAGTGGTGACTGGAGTTTCCTTCAAGCACTCTCACACCACCCTACTTCTCAATGTAATGATCATAATAACGATGACAAAGTTTATGTTCATCCAACAGTTAAACGCTCCTCTTCAATGCTCAGTGCTAAGAGCTTAGAAATGTGCACTGAAAGCCTCGGAAGCGAAACAGGTAGCGATCAAAATTCTCTCTTCATCTCTGAGATTCACGAGACTCATCAGAGTAGTAACACAACTTTGATAAAGCATAGAAAGAGATCGCCTCACGGCCGCGGGGCTCGAAGCTTTCCACCGCCTCTTACTTCCATCACTCATCTAATGCCTCACCGCCATGACGGCAGGCTCGTCTTGGAAGCCGTCGCCGTCGCTTCTCCTCCTCCGGAGAGTGGCGCTTACTTTCACGCTGAACGCAGCCATGGCAGGCTCAGGCTTCGGCTTTCCCTCCCCGAGGAGAGTGAAAGCGAAGAGGAAAAAGATAAAGACgacaaagatgaagaagaagatgaagaagagtctGTAGAGAATAGTGTGGAGGAGGGAGTAGTGAGAAAGTTTGGGAGAGGCATGAGTAATGGCGGCAGGTGCAAGGAAGGCGGGAATCCAAACTTTTTTGGTGCTGATTCCTTCTTTGATCTCATCAGGACAAGTATAGTATAGTATAGTACAATAATATTATTTCTATTCTCTCATCTATCTTAGGATTGGTTAGCTCCTTCATTTTTTTCTGAATCTTCTAATTGGTAGTTATTATAGTTATTAGTTACTGTTAGTTCCTGTTGCTCTTGCTCACTATCGTCC
This window contains:
- the LOC112758078 gene encoding protein FANTASTIC FOUR 3-like, yielding MSSLSVCQGLQSCLEPRVIEPRVIRLKLAPPGSKIAPPPSESESHQQEQPDEKKDMAAGSGDWSFLQALSHHPTSQCNDHNNDDKVYVHPTVKRSSSMLSAKSLEMCTESLGSETGSDQNSLFISEIHETHQSSNTTLIKHRKRSPHGRGARSFPPPLTSITHLMPHRHDGRLVLEAVAVASPPPESGAYFHAERSHGRLRLRLSLPEESESEEEKDKDDKDEEEDEEESVENSVEEGVVRKFGRGMSNGGRCKEGGNPNFFGADSFFDLIRTSIV